The region CTTCTCAATAAGCTGCGGGCTTACGAACTGCAGGATCAGGGCATGGATACCCTGGAAGCCAATCTGGCTCTGGGTTTTCCCGGGGATTTGAGGGAATATTTCATAGGCGCCCAGATATTAAGGGACCTAGGTGCCAGGACCCTGCGGCTTCTGACCAATAACCCGGATAAGGTATACCAGCTCTCCGGCTTTGGCCTGGATATCAAAGAACGGGTGCCGATCCAGATGACGCCCACAGACCATGATCTGTTCTATTTAAGGACAAAGGAACAGCGCATGGGACATTTGACACATTATTAAGGAACCTGACACATTATTTTAAGAAACCATCACATGCTAAGAATAGGAGAATACGCCATGTATATATTAGAAGGAAAACTTGTTCCAAAAAAAATAAGGATAGGCATTGTCGCATCCCGTTTCAATGAATTCATTACCTCCAAGCTCCTGTCCGGCGCCCTGGACTGCCTTCGGCGCCATGAGGTGCCGGAGGACGCTGTCACGGTAGCCTGGGTTCCGGGCGCCTTTGAGATTCCACTCATCGCCTCCCGTATGGCTTCCAGCAGACGCTATGACGCCGTCATATGCCTGGGCGCCGTAATCCGGGGCAGCACCAGCCACTACGACTATGTGTGCAGCGAGGTCTCAAAAGGCATTGCCCAGACCTCCCTTACCACCGGGGTCCCGGTCATGTTCGGCGTTCTGACCACGGAGAACATCGAGCAGGCCATTGAACGGGCCGGAACCAAAGCAGGCAACAAAGGCTATGACTGCGCTGCGGGAGCCATAGAGATGGTAAACCTGATACACGAACTCCGCCAAAGGACGGCGGATGACAGCTTATCCGCCATGCCCCCGGTCCAGGATGAACCGTGACGCCCGGGCAGGCAGGAGTCCTGGTCCTCTATGAGCTGCCGCCTTTCCTGCTCACGGCCGCGCAGCTTCCCCTCCAGTCCCAGATAGGCGCGCTTTCCTGATTCCACCGGAGGCAGCTCATCCTCACCCTCCCGGAACCAGGCTGCCACGGAGTCACGCCCTCTGCCTTCTGCATCTTTCCGCCGCCCGGCCATATGATATCCTCTGCAAATGTGGATATAAGAAAGATATAAGAAATCCGAATAAAATGCAAATCCATGACTCCGCAGTAAAAGCTGTGTTCCCCGGCCCGGTCCAGCTCCTCCGGCACGCGGTCTATGCGCATTTCATGGATTATTTTGGGGCGCCCCCCTTACGTTTTCCATGAACCACGCCAGTTTTGAGGCTGGAAAGTAGGGCGACAGATTGATTCCTGTTGTACGACGCACCCATTCCGCTTTTCCCGATTCCTCCACCCGCGCGCAGATATCCTTTGCCCTGGAACACTGCCATACGATGGCATCCGCCTTCTTCTCAATGGCAGCCTCAATCATGGATACCCGCTTCTCCGGAT is a window of Enterocloster clostridioformis DNA encoding:
- the ribE gene encoding 6,7-dimethyl-8-ribityllumazine synthase, whose product is MYILEGKLVPKKIRIGIVASRFNEFITSKLLSGALDCLRRHEVPEDAVTVAWVPGAFEIPLIASRMASSRRYDAVICLGAVIRGSTSHYDYVCSEVSKGIAQTSLTTGVPVMFGVLTTENIEQAIERAGTKAGNKGYDCAAGAIEMVNLIHELRQRTADDSLSAMPPVQDEP